A stretch of Macrobrachium rosenbergii isolate ZJJX-2024 chromosome 12, ASM4041242v1, whole genome shotgun sequence DNA encodes these proteins:
- the LOC136843995 gene encoding uncharacterized protein, which produces MSRDDNTICRTVSRFASQARNIIMNVHRYFSSQWGADSRNEVFEKTAKATGVPANTVKKIKRQSSECGNGPFSSPVYPRKRIRVKDKVDSFENDCIRNEILSFYERGELPTLDALLEKLKESPVKFNGGRTTLWKIVRGLGFRYKKVMSGRAILMERDDIVAARTEYLRLIEKNRNCSPSERKPEIFLDETWINQNECVNQCWTTGEGKIGPKLKTGKGSRFIVLHAGSEKGFVKDALLLFRSKNGAKGDYHDSMDHERFLKWFKEQLLPNIEDRPLIIMDNASYHSKIENKVPTISNRKSEVIEWLSSNNITHDPSASKPKLLQLAKCHKEKQRYVIDEIARANGHDVLRLPPYYCQFNPIELIWAQIKGDVRKNNSNSNQSLKTVEQLTRLAIDKVTTEDWRKCFHHVKKLEDEYKSKDVAREHMFESFVIDIGDDESDSDDIDIRDDDDTDSDISL; this is translated from the coding sequence ATGTCTCGAGATGACAACACCATTTGTCGCACTGTTTCCAGATTTGCAAGTCAAGCTCGCAACATTATCATGAATGTTCATCGTTACTTCAGCTCACAGTGGGGAGCAGACTCAAGAAATGAAGTTTTTGAGAAGACGGCCAAAGCTACAGGAGTACCAGCcaacacagtgaaaaaaatcaagCGACAGTCATCTGAGTGCGGCAACGGCCCCTTCTCTTCACCTGTATACCCCAGGAAGAGGATTCGAGTGAAGGACAAGGTGGATAGTTTTGAAAATGACTGTATTCGAAatgagattttatctttttacgaGAGAGGAGAGCTCCCAACGTTAGATGCCCTGCtggaaaaactgaaggaaagcCCAGTAAAGTTTAATGGTGGAAGAACAACATTATGGAAAATAGTGAGAGGGCTTGGATTCCGGTACAAAAAAGTGATGAGTGGAAGGGCTATTTTAATGGAACGTGATGATATAGTGGCAGCCAGAACTGAATACCTACGGTTAATTGAAAAGAATAGGAATTGTAGTCCATCTGAACGTAAACCTGAAATATTCCTGGATGAGACTTGGATAAACCAAAATGAATGTGTAAATCAGTGCTGGACAACGGGTGAAGGCAAAATAGGACCCAAACTTAAAACTGGAAAGGGGTCAAGATTTATTGTGTTGCATgcggggagtgagaaggggtttGTCAAAGATGCGCTATTGTTGTTTCGGTCAAAAAATGGTGCCAAAGGGGACTACCATGATTCCATGGACCATGAAAGATTTTTAAAGTGGTTTAAGGAACAACTATTGCCTAATATAGAAGACAGACCTCTCATCATAATGGACAATGCTTCCTACCacagcaaaatagaaaataaagtgcCGACAATCAGCAACAGAAAAAGTGAAGTCATAGAATGGCTCTCTTCCAATAACATCACCCATGACCCATCAGCATCAAAGCCAAAATTGCTACAGCTTGCTAAGtgtcacaaagaaaaacagagGTATGTGATAGACGAGATAGCCCGTGCAAATGGTCATGATGTGCTCAGACTGCCACCATATTATTGTCAGTTTAACCCCATAGAACTTATATGGGCTCAAATAAAGGGAGATGTCAGGAAAAACAACTCTAATTCAAATCAATCTCTGAAAACTGTTGAGCAGCTTACGAGACTGGCGATAGACAAAGTTACAACAGAAGACTGGAGGAAATGTTTTCACCATGTCAAGAAATTAGAAGATGAGTATAAGAGTAAAGATGTTGCTAGAGAGCATATGTTTGAAAGCTTCGTTATTGACATTGGAGATGACGAAAGTGACAGTGATGATATTGATATTAGAGATGATGATGACACTGACAGTGATATATCTCTATGA